The following are encoded together in the Nitrospiraceae bacterium genome:
- a CDS encoding pseudouridine synthase — protein sequence MAETLRINKFFTEHGICSRREADRLIECGRVTINGRPAKLGDQIAVGDVIARDGQVIPWGNKAIYIKYHKPVGVTTTSESHVPRNIIAVIGHQERIFPIGRLDKDSSGLILLTNDGDIVNKILRTEFGHEREYLVSVDRPFDQAFLDRMVRGVVILGRPTKPCQVERLGPARFRIILTEGRNRQIRRMCRALGYRVLTLHRIRIMHIKITGLAPNSWRNLTDEERTKLLEEVGRDAVAT from the coding sequence GTGGCTGAAACACTCCGCATTAATAAATTCTTTACTGAACACGGGATCTGTTCTCGTCGCGAAGCCGACCGGCTCATCGAGTGCGGACGCGTCACTATTAATGGCCGTCCTGCGAAACTGGGCGACCAAATTGCCGTTGGCGATGTCATTGCTCGCGATGGGCAGGTCATTCCGTGGGGGAACAAGGCGATCTACATCAAGTACCACAAACCGGTCGGGGTAACGACGACGAGCGAATCTCACGTCCCCCGCAACATCATCGCTGTGATTGGCCATCAGGAGAGAATTTTTCCGATTGGCCGTCTTGACAAGGACTCGTCTGGGCTCATTCTCCTGACGAACGATGGCGATATCGTCAACAAGATACTGCGAACGGAGTTTGGTCATGAGCGCGAATACCTGGTGTCAGTGGACCGTCCATTCGATCAGGCATTCCTTGATCGGATGGTCCGGGGCGTCGTGATCTTAGGTCGTCCAACGAAGCCTTGTCAGGTTGAACGTCTGGGTCCCGCTCGGTTTCGTATCATTCTCACAGAGGGTCGGAATCGACAGATCCGACGCATGTGCCGCGCTCTCGGCTATCGCGTGCTGACACTCCACCGTATCCGGATCATGCATATAAAAATTACGGGATTGGCTCCCAACAGCTGGAGAAACCTGACCGA